The Chelatococcus sp. HY11 genome includes a window with the following:
- a CDS encoding MarR family transcriptional regulator has product MSTTDVEPWIDAETKVAEAPADHRAELRLWLRLLTCTTLIENEIRRKLRDDFDFTLPRFDLLAQLEKAEDGLVLGEVSKRLMVSAGNVTAIVERLLASGHVTRTALPQDRRTQIVRMTEEGRSTFKAMADEHGEWIGRMFDDLDPAEIDQLMNLLGKLKTSVRAGIKRGEEQ; this is encoded by the coding sequence GTGAGCACAACCGATGTCGAGCCCTGGATCGATGCCGAGACCAAGGTCGCGGAGGCCCCTGCCGACCATCGTGCCGAACTTCGCCTGTGGCTTCGCCTCCTGACCTGCACGACCCTGATCGAGAACGAAATCCGCAGGAAGCTGCGTGACGATTTCGACTTCACGCTGCCCCGCTTCGATCTGCTCGCCCAGCTTGAAAAGGCTGAGGACGGACTGGTTCTCGGGGAGGTTTCCAAACGCCTCATGGTGTCAGCCGGCAATGTCACGGCTATCGTCGAGCGCCTGCTCGCCAGCGGCCACGTGACCCGCACGGCCCTGCCGCAGGACAGGCGCACGCAGATCGTGCGCATGACCGAGGAGGGACGCAGCACCTTCAAGGCCATGGCGGATGAACACGGTGAATGGATCGGCCGGATGTTCGATGATCTCGACCCGGCCGAGATCGATCAGTTGATGAACCTGCTCGGCAAGCTGAAGACATCGGTCCGGGCGGGTATCAAGCGGGGAGAGGAACAATGA